A single genomic interval of Nomascus leucogenys isolate Asia chromosome 3, Asia_NLE_v1, whole genome shotgun sequence harbors:
- the OOEP gene encoding oocyte-expressed protein homolog, giving the protein MVDDAGAAESQRGKRTPAHSLEQLRRLPLPPPQIRIRPWWFPVQELRDPLVFYLEAWLADELFGPDRAIIPEMEWTSQALLTVDIVDSGNLVEITVFGRPRVQNRVKSMLLCLAWFHREHRARAEKMKHLEKNLKAHASDPHSPQDPVA; this is encoded by the exons ATGGTCGATGATGCTGGTGCCGCTGAGTCCCAGCGGGGCAAACGGACCCCGGCCCACTCCCTGGAGCAGCTACGTAGGTTACCACTTCCGCCACCACAGATTCGCATCCGGCCCTGGTGGTTTCCGGTGCAGGAACTGAGAGACCCTTTGGTGTTCTACCTAGAGGCATGGCTGGCAGACGAGCTCTTTG GCCCAGACCGAGCCATAATTCCAGAAATGGAGTGGACGAGCCAGGCCCTGCTGACAGTGGACATAGTGGACTCTGGGAACCTAGTCGAAATCACCGTTTTTGGGCGGCCCCGTGTACAGAATCGGGTGAAGAGCATGCTCCTGTGTCTGGCATGGTTTCACCGCGAACATCGCGCCCGAG CTGAGAAGATGAAACACCTTGAGAAGAACTTGAAGGCCCATGCATCAGACCCCCACTCTCCCCAGGATCCTGTTGCTTAA
- the KHDC3L gene encoding KHDC3-like protein has translation MDTPRRFPTLVQLMQPKAMPVEVLGHLPKRFSWFHSEFLKNPKVVRLEVWLVEKIFGRGGERIPHVQGMSQILIHVNRLDPNGEAEILVFGRPSYQEDTIKMIMNLADYHRQLQAKGSGKALAQDVATQKAETQRSSIEVREAGTQRSVEVREVGTQGSPVEAQEAGTQQSLQAANESGTQRSPEAASKAVTQRFREDARDPVTRL, from the exons ATGGACACTCCCAGGCGGTTTCCGACGCTCGTGCAACTGATGCAGCCAAAAGCAATGCCAGTCGAGGTGCTCGGTCACCTCCCTAAGCGGTTCTCCTGGTTCCACTCTGAGTTCCTGAAGAATCCGAAGGTAGTTCGCCTTGAGGTTTGGCTGGTGGAAAAGATCTTCG GCCGGGGCGGAGAACGCATCCCGCACGTCCAGGGTATGTCCCAAATCTTGATTCATGTGAATCGGTTGGATCCTAATGGCGAGGCTGAGATCTTGGTATTTGGGAGGCCTTCTTACCAGGAGGACACAATCAAGATGATCATGAACTTGGCTGACTATCACCGCCAGCTCCAGGCGAAAG GCTCAGGAAAGGCCCTCGCCCAGGATGTCGCCACTCAGAAGGCCGAGACCCAGCGGTCTTCAATAGAAGTCCGGGAGGCCGGGACCCAGCGTTCGGTGGAGGTCCGGGAGGTCGGGACACAGGGTTCTCCGGTGGAGGCGCAGGAGGCCGGGACCCAGCAGTCTCTCCAGGCTGCCAACGAGTCGGGGACCCAGCGATCCCCCGAAGCTGCCAGCAAGGCAGTGACCCAGCGGTTTCGCGAGGATGCCCGGGACCCAGTTACCAGATTATGA
- the DPPA5 gene encoding developmental pluripotency-associated 5 protein: protein MGTLPARRHIPPWVKVPEDLKDPEVFQVQTRLLKAMFGPDGSRIPYIEEVSKAMLELKALESSDLTEVVVYGSYLYKLRTKWMLQSMAEWHRQRQERGMLKLAEAMNALELGPWMK from the exons ATGGGAACTCTCCCGGCACGTAGACATATCCCGCCGTGGGTGAAAGTTCCCGAAGACCTGAAAGATCCAGAGGTGTTCCAGGTCCAGACGCGGCTGCTGAAAGCCATGTTCG GCCCGGACGGATCTCGAATCCCTTACATCGAGGAGGTGAGCAAGGCCATGCTCGAGCTGAAGGCTCTGGAGTCTTCAGACCTCACCGAGGTCGTGGTTTACGGCTCCTATTTGTACAAGCTCCGGACCAAGTGGATGCTCCAGTCCATGGCTGAGTGGCACCGCCAGCGCCAGGAGCGAG GGATGCTCAAACTTGCCGAAGCCATGAATGCCCTCGAACTAGGCCCTTGGATGAAGTGA